From Haloarcula sp. CBA1127, a single genomic window includes:
- a CDS encoding response regulator gives MTSETNIRTLVVDDSDFFAEMTADTLTQQHGIESVAANSAAEALERLDGGGFDCVVSDYEMPEMDGLELLEEIRETNPSIPFILLTGRGDEETASAAIAAGVADYLLKLEVVEDKQYGRLANRIQNVVSQERTRKKFESLVSDSPDGIVHLTTDGTILSVNPSMARRLSADPDALVGQKLSAVMDSEAASQRLEAGKSAVENGTATRSEDAVGGRHYHNQYIPVDSHRKSDTFQLVSRDITERVERQRELERQNERLEEFASVVSHDLRNPLNVAQGAVDLLTEPDDSEEAELVAKIDRSLDRMGCIIEDVLTLARQGQTVSDPQETELSTLASTAWTWIEAEQASMSVESSTKLAADSGRVQDLLANLFRNAIEHNDGDVEIEVGLLESNDGFYIADNGDGVEGDANDVFEMGYSSTKDGTGFGLAIVEQVAEAHGWEVSLAESDSGGARFEVSGVELHD, from the coding sequence ATGACATCTGAAACTAATATACGAACGCTTGTTGTTGACGACAGCGATTTTTTCGCGGAGATGACCGCTGATACGCTCACGCAACAACACGGCATTGAGTCCGTCGCGGCAAACAGCGCTGCGGAAGCGCTGGAGCGGCTCGACGGGGGCGGGTTCGACTGCGTCGTCAGTGACTACGAAATGCCCGAAATGGACGGGCTGGAACTCCTTGAAGAGATCAGAGAGACAAACCCGTCGATCCCGTTCATCCTACTGACCGGGCGTGGAGACGAAGAGACGGCGAGCGCTGCTATTGCGGCGGGCGTCGCTGATTACCTCCTGAAGCTCGAAGTCGTCGAAGACAAACAGTACGGTCGGCTGGCAAACCGGATCCAAAACGTCGTTTCGCAGGAACGTACCCGCAAGAAGTTTGAGTCACTTGTTTCGGACTCGCCGGACGGTATCGTCCACCTGACGACGGACGGAACCATCCTTTCAGTGAATCCCTCGATGGCACGCAGACTGAGTGCCGACCCTGATGCGCTCGTCGGCCAGAAACTGAGCGCAGTGATGGACAGCGAGGCGGCCAGCCAGCGTCTCGAAGCCGGGAAAAGCGCGGTCGAAAACGGGACTGCGACACGCTCCGAGGACGCCGTCGGCGGCCGACATTATCACAATCAGTATATCCCCGTCGACAGCCATCGCAAGTCAGATACCTTCCAGTTGGTCTCACGCGACATCACTGAACGCGTCGAGCGCCAGCGCGAACTGGAACGCCAGAACGAGCGACTCGAAGAGTTCGCCAGTGTCGTCAGTCACGACCTGCGGAACCCGCTGAACGTCGCGCAGGGCGCGGTTGACCTGCTCACGGAGCCAGACGATAGCGAGGAGGCCGAACTGGTCGCCAAGATCGACCGGTCGCTGGACCGGATGGGCTGTATCATCGAGGACGTACTCACGCTGGCAAGACAAGGCCAGACAGTCAGTGATCCACAGGAGACGGAACTATCGACGCTGGCGTCGACCGCGTGGACCTGGATCGAGGCGGAACAGGCGTCCATGTCGGTCGAATCGAGCACGAAACTCGCCGCCGACAGCGGGCGCGTGCAGGACCTGCTGGCGAACCTGTTCCGGAACGCCATCGAACACAACGACGGCGACGTCGAAATCGAGGTCGGACTGCTGGAGTCCAACGACGGGTTCTACATCGCGGACAACGGCGACGGAGTCGAAGGCGACGCTAACGACGTGTTCGAGATGGGCTATTCCTCGACGAAGGACGGAACCGGGTTCGGCCTGGCTATCGTCGAACAGGTCGCCGAGGCCCACGGCTGGGAAGTGTCACTGGCCGAGAGCGACAGCGGCGGGGCGCGCTTTGAGGTGTCGGGCGTCGAACTTCACGACTGA
- a CDS encoding ABC transporter permease: MSEDRPLWRDPRVVIARRDIRSLSREKTIVLALLIQLFVAGFSSFLVVGLTSLYDPSSVAAGEVEMAVTGDAREELEAAAAEQDGTSVTAFENETAAQRAFDQRRVDAILRGDYVPSTRGPGEQIAVTAIVPEGSIRSTLIVVEVRRVLSALERQERLERTPYLDQPPVPLPDTVSASQYFGFTYTILIPLLLFLPPFISGSVAVDTVTEELERGTMELLRVAPVSLLDIIDGKALGMVLLAPAQALMWLALLSTNGIAVSNPAAILLFITAVTVVVVTLGVVLGITLQNRRPAQLLFSVLTLVLFGGAVLLPEHPATTVAKLAVDSPTLLTYSHIGGAVVLAVAGYAAARVYIGRVAAESL, from the coding sequence TTGTCTGAGGACCGCCCCCTCTGGCGCGACCCGCGAGTCGTCATAGCCCGGCGGGATATCCGGTCGCTCTCCCGCGAGAAGACCATCGTGCTGGCGTTGCTCATTCAGCTGTTCGTCGCGGGGTTCTCCTCGTTCCTCGTCGTCGGCCTCACATCGCTGTACGACCCCAGCTCGGTCGCGGCCGGCGAGGTGGAGATGGCTGTCACCGGCGATGCCCGCGAGGAACTGGAAGCCGCGGCCGCTGAACAGGACGGGACCAGCGTCACCGCCTTCGAGAACGAAACCGCCGCACAGCGGGCGTTCGACCAGCGCCGGGTAGACGCGATACTGCGCGGTGACTACGTGCCGTCGACGCGCGGGCCGGGGGAGCAGATAGCAGTCACGGCCATCGTTCCCGAAGGAAGCATCCGGTCGACGCTTATTGTCGTCGAAGTGCGCCGGGTCCTCAGCGCTCTAGAGCGCCAAGAGCGACTGGAGCGGACGCCGTATCTCGACCAGCCGCCCGTGCCGCTCCCGGACACCGTCAGCGCGAGCCAGTACTTCGGGTTCACCTACACCATTCTGATTCCGCTGTTGCTGTTCCTCCCGCCGTTCATCAGCGGCTCTGTGGCCGTCGACACCGTCACCGAGGAACTCGAGCGCGGGACGATGGAACTGCTCCGCGTGGCTCCGGTGTCGCTGCTTGACATCATCGACGGGAAGGCGCTGGGAATGGTGTTGCTTGCCCCCGCACAGGCGCTCATGTGGCTTGCGCTGCTGTCGACGAACGGTATCGCCGTTTCGAACCCAGCGGCGATTCTGCTGTTCATCACCGCAGTCACCGTCGTCGTCGTGACGCTCGGGGTCGTGCTGGGCATCACGCTCCAGAACCGTCGCCCGGCGCAGTTGCTGTTCTCCGTGCTTACCCTCGTGCTCTTTGGCGGAGCCGTACTCCTCCCGGAACACCCGGCAACGACGGTGGCGAAGCTTGCGGTCGATAGTCCGACCCTACTGACCTACAGCCACATCGGCGGGGCTGTCGTGCTAGCAGTTGCCGGCTACGCCGCGGCCAGAGTGTACATCGGGCGAGTCGCAGCTGAATCACTGTAA
- a CDS encoding HAMP domain-containing sensor histidine kinase — MLAIVPFAAAIIVGGFWLSNSEINPDHYRRIGVWFTGGLVSFLLLNVAMILTWPTGSLSEDIGWALFAAIVGGFGGLMMGIFEARAISRAVEVERQRLQREAIEQRNERLDEFAAVVAHDLRNPLNVASGQLELERMDRDSEHLETAATAMDRMETLIDRTLTLARSGHVISDTEAVDLAELVDSCWEAVPTADATLENEVTAVINADPDRLRHLFENLFRNAVEHGSTGSRTRSDDSVEHGSTSSRPAADDTLERGSADLTIRAGEMAGGFYVADDGSGIPPEKRDAVLDDGYTTTDGEGGLGLAIVQRIVEAHGWEIDVTESDGGGTRFEITDITRTDSSEEDTYTRSKTPIQP, encoded by the coding sequence ATGCTGGCAATCGTTCCGTTTGCAGCGGCGATCATCGTCGGTGGGTTCTGGCTCAGTAACTCGGAGATCAATCCGGACCACTATCGGCGTATCGGGGTCTGGTTCACTGGGGGACTCGTCTCTTTTCTGCTGTTGAATGTGGCGATGATTCTAACCTGGCCGACGGGGTCGCTAAGTGAAGACATCGGCTGGGCGCTGTTTGCGGCTATCGTCGGCGGCTTCGGTGGCCTCATGATGGGTATCTTCGAAGCGCGTGCGATATCCCGAGCCGTCGAGGTCGAGCGACAGCGGCTCCAGCGGGAGGCCATCGAGCAGCGCAACGAACGCCTCGACGAGTTCGCGGCCGTCGTGGCACACGACCTCCGGAACCCGCTCAACGTCGCATCAGGTCAGCTCGAACTCGAACGAATGGACCGTGACTCGGAACACCTGGAGACGGCTGCAACAGCGATGGACCGGATGGAAACGCTCATCGACCGGACGCTGACGCTGGCTCGAAGCGGACACGTCATTAGCGATACGGAGGCCGTGGATCTCGCAGAACTGGTCGATAGCTGCTGGGAGGCCGTGCCGACGGCGGATGCGACGCTCGAAAACGAAGTAACAGCCGTCATCAACGCCGACCCGGATCGGCTCCGTCACCTGTTCGAGAACCTGTTTCGGAACGCCGTGGAGCATGGCTCCACGGGCAGTCGGACACGGTCCGACGACAGTGTAGAACATGGTTCTACAAGCAGTCGGCCGGCGGCTGATGACACCCTCGAACGTGGCAGTGCTGACCTGACGATTCGTGCCGGCGAGATGGCTGGGGGGTTTTATGTCGCCGATGACGGCTCCGGAATCCCGCCCGAAAAGCGTGATGCGGTGCTCGACGACGGTTACACCACCACCGACGGCGAAGGCGGGCTTGGACTGGCAATCGTCCAGCGAATCGTCGAAGCCCACGGCTGGGAAATCGACGTGACCGAAAGCGACGGGGGCGGGACACGCTTCGAGATTACGGACATCACGAGGACGGATAGCTCCGAGGAAGACACCTACACGCGCTCGAAGACGCCGATACAGCCCTGA
- a CDS encoding ABC transporter permease: MQLDKLLRVAKWEVTKNAGGVDKRTIVVMALSLVAMGAVAAIAVSGGTGAGMDDGIYRIGVDDDSPYYGVAADDRTFDIREPDPAAVERHQQELLYRGTQLQSVPRTAKERAALTELRDSTAQYNDRTLARDDNQTAAFPVSVTLVYEQQSGSSQLDPRSDDSSDGSSSSDSSGTSTGGSGDGSDTSGTGGSVAGGGDGGTAGGSGANLGAIGARLTGDVQGGTPSDISPPFPFESLVLAFLYIVPMNFVIQAYGSSMLSERLNRRGELLLVTPASRGDIIGGKTLPYLAGAVGVAALITAALRFGNIAPAGSYVAVLAVVPLVVLFLSATFCGAMFARSFKELTFVTVTITVTLTSYAFVPAIFTDVTPIALISPLTLVVLDLTGQSVGLSSFVFSTTPPLLTGLVLFGLGAGLYREEDMFTQRPIPLKVLDALAGGINSRRSALKMSIVLLPLVIVAELAAIAFLFVLDSVSLNVFGTNQSLGIVLVLGVIVVIEELAKSLHVYAGYEHARYERTLRSALGVGALSGLGFFIGEKGLLIARLSDLESLPIGEAALQGATLPAGLPLWVAGLLFLLPLALHTVTAAISSVGASRGRRAYVAALTVAIVVHFAYNFTVVSTLV; the protein is encoded by the coding sequence ATGCAGTTGGATAAGCTCCTGCGCGTCGCGAAGTGGGAGGTGACGAAAAACGCCGGCGGCGTCGACAAGCGGACTATCGTCGTGATGGCGCTGTCCCTTGTTGCGATGGGGGCGGTCGCCGCGATAGCCGTCAGCGGCGGCACTGGTGCGGGCATGGACGACGGCATCTACCGGATCGGCGTCGACGACGACAGCCCGTACTACGGCGTCGCGGCCGATGACCGGACGTTCGATATCCGTGAGCCAGACCCTGCTGCCGTCGAGCGACACCAACAAGAACTCCTGTACCGGGGGACCCAGCTACAGAGTGTTCCACGGACGGCCAAAGAGCGGGCCGCACTCACTGAACTCCGCGACAGCACAGCGCAGTACAACGACCGAACACTCGCTCGGGACGACAACCAGACCGCCGCCTTCCCCGTTTCTGTGACGCTTGTCTACGAGCAACAGTCGGGGAGCAGCCAGCTTGACCCCCGGAGCGACGACAGCAGCGATGGGTCAAGTTCCTCGGACAGCAGTGGGACGAGTACCGGCGGCAGCGGTGACGGGTCGGATACGAGCGGCACCGGTGGGTCAGTCGCAGGCGGCGGAGACGGTGGAACCGCCGGCGGCAGCGGCGCGAACCTCGGCGCTATCGGCGCACGGTTGACCGGCGACGTGCAGGGTGGCACTCCCTCCGATATCTCGCCGCCGTTCCCCTTCGAGTCGCTCGTGCTTGCCTTCCTCTACATCGTGCCGATGAACTTCGTTATTCAGGCCTACGGCTCGTCGATGCTCTCGGAACGGCTGAACCGCCGCGGTGAACTCCTGCTGGTAACGCCAGCCTCGCGGGGCGACATCATCGGCGGAAAGACGCTCCCGTACCTCGCGGGCGCTGTCGGCGTGGCGGCGCTCATCACCGCGGCGCTACGGTTCGGGAACATCGCGCCAGCGGGGAGTTACGTCGCGGTGCTGGCGGTGGTCCCGCTCGTCGTCCTCTTCCTCTCGGCGACGTTCTGCGGGGCGATGTTCGCCCGCTCGTTCAAGGAGCTCACCTTCGTGACGGTGACCATTACGGTGACGCTGACCTCCTACGCGTTCGTCCCGGCCATCTTCACCGACGTGACGCCGATTGCACTCATCTCGCCGCTGACGCTGGTCGTGCTTGACCTGACTGGCCAGTCCGTCGGGCTCTCGTCGTTCGTCTTCTCGACGACACCGCCACTCCTGACCGGACTGGTGTTGTTCGGTCTGGGGGCCGGTCTGTACCGGGAAGAGGATATGTTCACTCAGCGACCGATTCCGCTGAAGGTGCTCGATGCGCTGGCCGGTGGTATCAACTCCCGCCGGAGCGCGCTAAAGATGAGTATCGTCCTGTTGCCACTGGTCATCGTCGCCGAACTGGCAGCCATCGCGTTCCTGTTCGTCCTTGACTCGGTATCGCTGAACGTCTTCGGGACGAACCAGTCGCTCGGTATCGTCCTCGTGCTCGGCGTCATTGTCGTCATCGAGGAACTGGCTAAGAGCCTGCACGTCTACGCCGGCTACGAACACGCCCGCTACGAGCGGACGCTCCGGTCGGCGCTCGGCGTCGGTGCGCTCTCCGGACTCGGCTTCTTCATCGGGGAGAAAGGGCTGCTTATCGCCAGGCTCTCAGACCTGGAGAGCCTGCCTATCGGTGAAGCAGCCTTACAGGGCGCAACGTTGCCCGCCGGCCTGCCGCTGTGGGTTGCGGGGCTGCTGTTCCTCCTTCCGCTGGCGTTGCACACGGTGACAGCGGCCATCTCATCGGTCGGCGCGAGCCGCGGGCGACGGGCCTACGTCGCTGCGCTGACTGTGGCTATCGTCGTCCATTTCGCCTACAACTTCACGGTGGTGAGTACCCTTGTCTGA
- a CDS encoding YqjF family protein has product MDLLTMTWRDVGFMHWPVEPDSVQTTLPDGLDVDTYDGQAWLSVVPFQMADIRPRGSPIGRSFGELNLRTYVVADGTPGVYFYNLDADDRLSVTLARKLFQLSYYRASMQIRTDGDSVEFRSRRTSSRAPPADFHATYEPTEAPSAPEPGSVESFLVERYRFYAASDDETVYYADIDHEPWPLQRGQADIRTNGLFAASGFDRPDGDPLVHYCAEIPVTAGRLHRLDGAAQYTD; this is encoded by the coding sequence ATGGACCTGCTGACGATGACGTGGCGGGACGTGGGGTTCATGCACTGGCCGGTCGAGCCTGACAGTGTCCAGACGACACTGCCGGACGGGCTCGATGTCGACACGTACGACGGGCAGGCATGGCTCAGTGTGGTCCCGTTCCAGATGGCGGACATCAGACCGCGCGGCAGTCCAATCGGGCGCTCCTTCGGCGAACTAAACCTCCGGACCTACGTGGTCGCCGACGGGACGCCGGGGGTGTACTTCTACAACCTCGACGCCGACGACCGCCTCAGCGTCACGCTGGCCCGGAAGCTGTTCCAGTTGTCTTACTACAGGGCGTCGATGCAGATCCGGACCGACGGCGACAGCGTCGAGTTCCGGAGCCGGCGGACCAGTTCGCGTGCGCCACCGGCGGATTTCCACGCCACCTACGAGCCGACCGAGGCACCGTCGGCACCCGAACCGGGCTCGGTGGAGTCGTTCCTGGTGGAGCGGTACCGCTTCTACGCCGCCAGCGACGACGAGACGGTGTATTACGCCGACATCGACCACGAGCCGTGGCCGCTTCAGCGCGGGCAGGCAGATATCCGGACGAACGGCCTGTTTGCCGCGTCGGGGTTCGACAGGCCCGACGGCGACCCGCTCGTCCACTACTGCGCCGAGATTCCGGTGACTGCGGGGCGGCTCCACCGGCTTGACGGGGCCGCCCAGTACACTGATTAG
- a CDS encoding aldo/keto reductase, with translation MEYTTLGSTGMEVSRLCLGCMSFGTSAWRDWVLDEDESREVIERAIDLGINFFDTANMYSMGESERVLGTVLDDYDRDGQVVATKGYFQMDEDNPNSGGLSRKAIEQELSNSLDRLGMDTVDLYQTHRWDYDTPIEQTLRALDDAVRRGQARHVGASSMWTHQFADALRTSEREGLERFETMQNHYNLLYREEEREMLPLCDKENVGVIPWSPLARGYLTRPHEQVEETVRGETDDYAREHPYYEGNGREVNERVQELADEYDASMAQIALAWVLDKGWVDAPIIGTSSLEHLEEAVAALEIDLSESDVEWLEAPYEPVRVSGHE, from the coding sequence ATGGAGTACACGACACTCGGGTCGACTGGCATGGAGGTCAGCCGGCTCTGTCTGGGCTGTATGAGCTTCGGAACCTCGGCGTGGCGCGACTGGGTGCTCGACGAAGACGAGAGCCGTGAGGTCATCGAGCGGGCCATCGACCTCGGCATCAACTTCTTCGATACGGCCAATATGTATTCGATGGGCGAGTCCGAGCGCGTCCTCGGGACCGTTCTCGACGACTACGACCGCGACGGGCAGGTCGTGGCGACGAAGGGGTACTTCCAGATGGACGAGGACAACCCCAACTCCGGCGGGCTTTCGCGGAAGGCAATCGAACAGGAACTGTCGAACTCGCTGGACAGACTCGGGATGGACACTGTCGACCTCTATCAGACCCACCGCTGGGATTACGACACGCCCATCGAGCAGACGCTCCGGGCGCTGGACGACGCGGTCCGGCGGGGACAGGCGCGGCACGTCGGTGCGTCGTCGATGTGGACCCACCAGTTCGCGGATGCGCTCCGGACGAGCGAGCGCGAGGGGCTGGAGCGGTTCGAGACGATGCAGAACCACTACAATCTGCTGTACCGCGAGGAAGAACGCGAGATGCTGCCGCTGTGTGACAAGGAGAATGTCGGCGTCATCCCGTGGAGTCCGCTGGCCCGGGGCTATCTCACCCGGCCGCACGAGCAGGTCGAGGAGACGGTCCGGGGGGAGACGGACGACTACGCCCGCGAACACCCCTACTACGAGGGCAACGGCCGCGAGGTCAACGAGCGCGTGCAGGAGCTGGCCGACGAGTACGACGCCTCGATGGCACAAATAGCGCTGGCATGGGTGCTCGACAAGGGCTGGGTCGACGCACCGATTATCGGGACAAGTAGCCTCGAACACCTCGAAGAAGCGGTTGCGGCGCTCGAAATCGACCTCTCAGAGAGCGACGTGGAGTGGCTGGAGGCCCCCTACGAGCCAGTTCGGGTGTCAGGCCACGAGTGA
- a CDS encoding DUF2071 domain-containing protein, with translation MVALRPLQVTLDDVCFCHWPVSEAAVRAAVPDWLTVETADGDAWVSAVVATVDRVETFGIEVAGPSELLTVRTYVRGPTGQRGVCVLGLFGDDRRTATAVSELFRITVGDAVPRMLSTADRRRVLDAGDRRLFECRYTTDGEPVAIPPDSLASFLVDRQRYFTTGRFGTRLVGSVGHDPWRLDRVDASVTGSVLALVDISARNSAPLIHHSPGLRVSIAPPVPL, from the coding sequence GTGGTTGCCCTCCGTCCGCTGCAGGTCACGCTCGACGACGTGTGCTTCTGTCACTGGCCGGTCTCCGAGGCAGCGGTACGAGCGGCAGTTCCCGACTGGCTCACCGTCGAGACGGCCGACGGTGACGCCTGGGTGTCGGCCGTCGTGGCGACTGTCGACCGCGTCGAGACGTTTGGTATCGAGGTCGCCGGGCCGTCTGAGTTGCTCACGGTTCGGACCTACGTCCGCGGCCCGACCGGTCAGCGTGGGGTCTGCGTGCTCGGGCTGTTCGGTGACGACAGGCGGACGGCGACAGCAGTCTCGGAACTGTTTCGCATCACAGTGGGAGATGCCGTCCCGCGGATGCTCTCAACGGCTGACCGTCGCCGGGTCCTCGACGCTGGCGACCGCCGGTTGTTCGAGTGTCGGTACACGACTGATGGTGAGCCAGTAGCGATTCCACCGGACTCGCTGGCTTCCTTCCTCGTCGACCGGCAGCGATACTTCACAACAGGGCGTTTTGGGACACGGCTCGTGGGTAGCGTCGGCCACGACCCGTGGCGACTCGACCGTGTTGACGCCAGTGTAACCGGCTCTGTACTCGCATTGGTTGACATATCGGCCCGTAACTCGGCCCCACTGATCCATCACAGTCCTGGCCTCCGCGTTTCGATTGCCCCACCGGTACCGCTTTAG
- a CDS encoding ABC transporter ATP-binding protein, with translation MIDARDIRKEYGGFVAVQGSSFSVDRGEVFGIIGPNGAGKTTTLKMLAGLLEPTSGSAEIAGLDTETAEMRQQLGFLPEESPLYEEMTPISYLKFFADLYDVDPDVAEERMHDTLDELELEHRDRKLGDMSKGMKRKVAIARSLINDPDVLIYDEPASGLDPLTTNYVIEFTEQLAKEGKTIVFSAHNLFHVESICDRVVIMNEGEIVARGDLEELQAEYGHTRYHVYTTVDVPGAAKENGSYKRVVESMEEVEATREQAESNGGDVVDIRTEESSLEEVFLNVAEAGTRGTRYVEEDAE, from the coding sequence ATGATTGACGCCCGGGACATTCGGAAGGAGTACGGCGGTTTCGTCGCTGTACAGGGCAGTTCGTTTTCGGTCGACCGTGGTGAGGTGTTCGGTATCATCGGGCCGAACGGGGCCGGCAAGACGACGACGCTGAAGATGCTCGCGGGCCTGCTGGAGCCGACGAGCGGCTCCGCTGAGATAGCGGGACTCGACACCGAGACCGCGGAGATGCGCCAGCAACTGGGCTTTCTGCCCGAGGAATCGCCGCTGTACGAGGAGATGACGCCGATCTCCTACCTGAAATTCTTCGCCGATCTCTACGACGTGGACCCGGACGTGGCCGAGGAACGGATGCACGACACGCTGGACGAACTGGAACTCGAACACCGCGACCGAAAGCTCGGCGATATGTCCAAGGGGATGAAACGGAAGGTCGCCATTGCTCGCTCGCTGATCAACGACCCCGACGTGCTCATCTACGACGAACCGGCGTCGGGGCTGGACCCGTTGACGACGAACTACGTCATTGAGTTCACGGAGCAGTTGGCGAAAGAGGGGAAAACCATCGTCTTCTCGGCGCACAACCTCTTTCACGTCGAATCTATCTGCGACCGAGTCGTCATCATGAACGAGGGCGAAATCGTCGCCCGCGGCGACCTCGAAGAACTCCAGGCCGAGTACGGCCACACGCGGTATCACGTCTACACGACCGTCGACGTGCCCGGCGCAGCCAAGGAAAACGGGTCGTACAAGCGCGTCGTCGAGAGCATGGAGGAAGTCGAAGCAACGCGAGAACAGGCGGAGTCAAACGGCGGTGACGTGGTCGACATACGGACGGAGGAGTCCAGCCTGGAGGAGGTGTTCCTCAACGTCGCCGAGGCCGGCACTCGCGGCACGCGGTACGTCGAGGAGGACGCGGAGTAG
- a CDS encoding macro domain-containing protein, giving the protein MKFEVIQGDIAAQSADALVNAANTSLRMGSGVAGALKRAAGSGLNDEAVAKGPVDLGGVATTDAYDLDAEYVIHAAAMPPGGQSTAESIQNATQNTLAEADALNCESIVFPAIGCGIAGFDFEEGIRIICAVIDEYQPDSLTDVRLIAYSDDDFEGMRRVAAGIRD; this is encoded by the coding sequence ATGAAGTTCGAGGTAATCCAGGGCGACATCGCTGCACAGTCGGCGGACGCACTGGTCAACGCGGCGAACACGAGCCTGCGGATGGGCTCCGGCGTCGCGGGGGCGCTCAAGCGTGCGGCCGGGTCGGGCCTGAACGACGAGGCCGTCGCGAAAGGGCCGGTCGACCTCGGCGGTGTTGCCACGACCGACGCCTACGACCTCGACGCCGAGTACGTTATCCACGCCGCCGCGATGCCGCCGGGTGGTCAGTCAACCGCTGAAAGCATCCAGAACGCAACCCAAAACACACTGGCGGAGGCGGACGCGCTAAACTGCGAATCAATCGTTTTCCCGGCCATCGGGTGTGGCATCGCCGGGTTCGACTTCGAGGAGGGTATCCGAATTATCTGCGCTGTCATCGATGAGTATCAGCCTGACTCCCTGACAGACGTGCGACTCATCGCCTACTCCGACGACGACTTCGAAGGGATGCGACGAGTCGCGGCTGGTATTCGCGACTGA
- a CDS encoding HAD-IIA family hydrolase, producing the protein MTVAGAIIDLDGTVYHGDTLLPGAASAIDVFRERGLGICFFSNNPIHDGSEYVERLRGLGVDAREGEACSSGVVTREYLNGSHAGDDVFVIGSDPLRSMVMGTEAQLVEDPAETDVLLASWTDGFHYHDMVDALRAIDEETVFLGTDPDRTFPGEDGDPVPGSGAIINAVAGVIERDPDRILGKPSEIAVQAALERLDCAPAECLIVGDRLETDIAMGERNGMTTVLVRTGVSNERSLERSAVTPDYVIDSLGDIEEVLASLGE; encoded by the coding sequence ATGACAGTTGCGGGGGCTATCATCGACCTGGACGGAACGGTGTACCATGGAGACACGCTGTTGCCGGGCGCGGCGTCAGCAATCGACGTGTTCAGAGAGCGCGGCCTGGGAATCTGCTTTTTTTCGAACAATCCTATCCACGACGGGAGCGAGTACGTTGAGCGGTTGCGGGGGCTGGGCGTCGACGCCCGCGAGGGTGAGGCCTGTTCCTCCGGTGTCGTCACCCGCGAGTACCTCAACGGGTCCCATGCGGGTGACGACGTGTTCGTCATCGGGAGCGACCCGCTCCGGAGTATGGTCATGGGGACAGAGGCACAACTGGTCGAAGACCCTGCCGAGACTGACGTGTTACTGGCCTCCTGGACGGACGGCTTCCACTACCACGACATGGTCGACGCGCTCCGGGCCATCGACGAGGAAACCGTCTTCCTCGGGACTGACCCGGACCGGACGTTCCCCGGCGAAGACGGCGACCCGGTCCCTGGTTCCGGGGCGATAATCAACGCCGTTGCCGGCGTCATCGAGCGGGATCCGGACCGGATACTCGGCAAGCCATCGGAGATTGCCGTTCAGGCGGCACTGGAACGGCTGGACTGTGCCCCGGCAGAGTGTCTTATCGTCGGTGACCGACTGGAGACAGATATCGCGATGGGCGAGCGGAACGGGATGACGACTGTTCTCGTCCGGACCGGCGTGTCCAACGAGCGGTCACTGGAACGGAGTGCCGTGACGCCTGACTACGTCATCGACTCGCTGGGGGACATCGAAGAAGTGCTGGCATCGCTCGGCGAGTGA
- a CDS encoding SRPBCC family protein codes for MALELGTNSVSLGKTPDGRRLIVLHDVDASVDTVWDVLTDTDCWSDWGPSVTAVETTDRHIDDGTTGRVRVAGAMWLPFEVTTCAPYRWTWNVARLPATGHFAEERATGSVVGFEIPLLATGYAPVCARACQRIAALAQQREA; via the coding sequence ATGGCTCTCGAACTCGGCACGAACAGTGTTTCGCTCGGTAAAACACCGGACGGGCGACGGCTGATCGTCCTGCATGACGTCGATGCGTCGGTCGACACAGTGTGGGATGTTCTGACCGACACCGACTGCTGGTCAGACTGGGGGCCGTCGGTCACGGCCGTCGAGACGACGGATCGGCACATCGATGACGGGACGACCGGCCGCGTTCGCGTTGCCGGCGCGATGTGGCTCCCGTTCGAGGTGACTACGTGTGCACCGTACCGCTGGACGTGGAATGTCGCTCGGCTCCCTGCAACCGGCCACTTCGCCGAAGAACGGGCTACCGGCTCCGTCGTTGGGTTCGAGATTCCTCTGTTGGCGACTGGCTACGCTCCGGTGTGTGCCCGAGCGTGCCAGCGAATCGCCGCTCTGGCACAGCAACGCGAGGCATAG